The following are from one region of the Sandaracinus amylolyticus genome:
- a CDS encoding OB-fold-containig protein, which produces MSVLDWLSSWANVPFTVAGGATLLFALVQATGVLGLLGGHDDGDADGHAEGDGDGDADGHADAGHGSALEALLGPLAIGRVPLTLTVESAGLAFAIAGLSINSTYLDHPAGPPLVSLAWTLPIALLVGYGGAALVARVLAPIVDDRAQAATSRRELVGTIGVVISSRVSAEFGEVRLRDRSGHDVRVVCRVAPGTRELAERDEAVVVECSDDGTLYVAAFDEGEPERRQRVL; this is translated from the coding sequence GTGTCGGTGCTCGACTGGCTTTCGTCGTGGGCGAACGTTCCATTCACCGTCGCGGGAGGCGCGACGTTGCTCTTCGCGCTGGTGCAGGCGACCGGTGTGCTCGGCCTGCTCGGCGGTCATGACGACGGCGACGCCGATGGCCACGCCGAGGGGGACGGCGATGGCGACGCGGACGGGCACGCCGACGCGGGGCACGGCTCTGCGCTCGAGGCGCTGCTCGGGCCGCTCGCGATCGGTCGCGTGCCGCTCACGCTGACGGTGGAGTCGGCGGGGCTCGCGTTCGCGATCGCCGGGCTCTCGATCAACTCGACGTACCTCGACCACCCCGCGGGCCCGCCGCTGGTCTCGCTGGCGTGGACGCTGCCGATCGCGCTGCTCGTCGGATACGGCGGGGCGGCGCTGGTCGCGCGGGTGCTCGCGCCGATCGTCGACGATCGCGCCCAGGCCGCGACGTCGCGTCGCGAGCTCGTGGGCACGATCGGCGTCGTGATCTCGTCGCGGGTGAGCGCGGAGTTCGGCGAAGTGCGGCTGCGCGATCGCAGCGGTCACGACGTGCGCGTCGTGTGTCGCGTCGCGCCGGGCACGCGCGAGCTCGCGGAGCGCGACGAGGCCGTGGTCGTCGAGTGCAGCGACGACGGGACGCTCTACGTCGCCGCGTTCGACGAGGGCGAGCCCGAGCGCCGGCAGCGCGTTCTGTAA
- a CDS encoding VF530 family DNA-binding protein has protein sequence MTSSERPRDPLHGVTLAMMLERLVDELGWDAMGRAVDIRCFTHEPSIASSLKFLRRTPWARAKVEALYLDVLVARRSRPRS, from the coding sequence ATGACGTCCTCGGAACGACCCCGCGATCCGCTGCACGGTGTGACGCTCGCGATGATGCTCGAGCGGCTCGTCGACGAGCTCGGGTGGGACGCGATGGGGCGCGCCGTCGACATCCGCTGCTTCACCCACGAGCCGAGCATCGCCTCGAGCCTCAAGTTCCTGCGCCGCACGCCGTGGGCACGCGCGAAGGTCGAGGCGCTCTATCTCGACGTGCTCGTCGCGCGCCGTTCGCGGCCGCGCTCCTGA
- a CDS encoding YncE family protein yields MRRGGWIVAALALGACGGEARGGQDAGVVIDAEVPCVASADPSRLVVTADWMSRSLTLLGLERVLDPGCSADEAIVGRIDLAAWAPGPLEVEVAPDGRTAVVAVAPGFMSDEPDHALLVVDLEARAVLGEIELTDAPMGIAIAPDGARAYVACFGTSDARGERLAIVDLATRTLVEEVEVGPRPEQVALSDDGSIGVVSLGGSDGVRVFRTSDVAGTLTGEIVVGLDPSDVAFVPGTDRFVVATSMRLGFAVVDVTDPAVPTVVAMPSLSGGIPYGAAWIPGTEDVLLTTSVREQLVRVSAREPERAPVPTAIGGGGFLISVAVTPDGTHAITAHAQTHVLSVVELATGASHTLSWLEQRGPTWVVIQP; encoded by the coding sequence ATGCGGCGTGGGGGATGGATCGTCGCGGCGCTCGCGCTCGGCGCGTGTGGGGGCGAGGCGCGCGGCGGGCAGGACGCGGGCGTGGTGATCGACGCGGAGGTGCCGTGCGTCGCGAGCGCCGATCCTTCGCGCCTCGTGGTCACGGCGGACTGGATGAGCCGATCGCTCACGCTGCTGGGGCTCGAGCGCGTGCTCGATCCGGGGTGCAGCGCGGACGAGGCGATCGTGGGGCGCATCGATCTCGCGGCGTGGGCGCCGGGGCCGCTCGAGGTCGAGGTCGCGCCCGACGGGCGCACCGCGGTCGTGGCGGTCGCGCCCGGGTTCATGTCGGACGAACCCGATCACGCGCTGCTCGTCGTGGACCTCGAGGCGCGCGCGGTGCTCGGCGAGATCGAGCTGACCGACGCGCCGATGGGCATCGCGATCGCGCCCGACGGAGCGCGCGCGTACGTCGCGTGCTTCGGCACGAGCGACGCGCGCGGGGAGCGCCTCGCGATCGTGGATCTCGCGACGCGCACCCTCGTCGAGGAGGTCGAGGTCGGCCCGCGCCCCGAGCAGGTCGCGCTGAGCGACGACGGATCGATCGGCGTGGTGAGCCTCGGAGGCTCGGACGGCGTGCGGGTGTTCCGCACGAGCGACGTCGCGGGCACGCTCACCGGCGAGATCGTGGTCGGGCTCGATCCCTCGGACGTCGCGTTCGTGCCGGGGACCGATCGCTTCGTGGTCGCGACCTCGATGCGGCTCGGGTTCGCGGTCGTCGACGTGACCGATCCCGCGGTGCCCACCGTGGTCGCGATGCCGAGCCTGAGCGGCGGGATCCCTTACGGCGCGGCGTGGATCCCGGGCACCGAGGACGTGCTGCTGACCACGTCGGTGCGCGAGCAGCTGGTGCGGGTGTCGGCCCGCGAGCCCGAGCGCGCGCCGGTGCCCACGGCGATCGGCGGCGGTGGGTTCCTGATCAGCGTCGCGGTGACGCCCGACGGAACGCACGCGATCACCGCGCACGCGCAGACCCACGTGCTGAGCGTCGTCGAGCTCGCGACCGGCGCGAGCCACACGCTCTCGTGGCTCGAGCAGCGCGGCCCGACCTGGGTCGTCATCCAGCCTTGA
- a CDS encoding flotillin domain-containing protein, whose protein sequence is MQRRRDALRRRVRRGRARAPAARSVTVARQRNEDGARADSDPLRGSRALVRGSRRKGRTVMGTLNPVTWLIAGSIGFVVFVATMAMVMMSRFYRRCGADEALVRTGRGGNKVVIGGGVMVYPILHQLLRVSLRSVKLSVERAGKNALVTADKIKANVTTELYIKVEPIQEDVLAAARSFGERNLDGASIADLIEGKLTDALRSVAANQTFMNLHGKRKEFAEMIQATLAEELKKNGLTLENVSITSLAMVPVSELDESDVFDAEGLRAITESVQTNREKTNQIQREKDNQIHAQNVAAKMRALELEQTQKQAEADQARRVAEYAAMQTAETAKAVLIQEQARDLASYEKQRAVEQARIAQEREVAISLAQKQRAEREAQIEAEKAQSAAEIAKQRAIEAAEIEKQKVVQAAEVERQKAIDAAMIDKEKVVGASLIDKEKAIEVARIAKQVAVIQSEEAAARAAAARATARAEEEQAKQTIVTVEATAKAEREKAIAVIEAAAHAEVERALAEGEAKKSRELAEAQLAKARGAAQAMEAEAMAEANRRRAAAQADADAQRIAADAAAEASFKEAEAIKQLAEAERLKGLALAEARRAMVEADNAVGDKLLLRDVAVKALEVAPDLARELMMPAQKITEIKVLQTNGVFAGSAANGESGATPGAVGMMSPILKTIMEAGAAYPLMRELMTFGKVDGQVLTDKAREVIAQVAPEVQKALAERATPPVVDAAAAEE, encoded by the coding sequence GTGCAGCGACGACGGGACGCTCTACGTCGCCGCGTTCGACGAGGGCGAGCCCGAGCGCCGGCAGCGCGTTCTGTAACGGTCGCTCGACAACGCAACGAAGATGGCGCGCGGGCCGATTCGGACCCGTTGCGAGGGAGCCGCGCTCTCGTGCGCGGCTCACGGAGGAAAGGAAGAACGGTCATGGGCACGTTGAATCCGGTCACCTGGTTGATCGCCGGCTCCATCGGCTTCGTCGTGTTCGTCGCGACGATGGCGATGGTCATGATGAGCCGGTTCTACCGGCGCTGCGGCGCCGACGAGGCGCTCGTCCGCACCGGTCGCGGCGGCAACAAGGTGGTGATCGGGGGCGGTGTGATGGTCTACCCGATCCTCCACCAGCTCCTGCGCGTCTCGCTGCGAAGCGTGAAGCTGAGCGTCGAGCGCGCGGGCAAGAACGCGCTCGTGACCGCCGACAAGATCAAGGCGAACGTCACGACCGAGCTCTACATCAAGGTCGAGCCGATCCAGGAGGACGTGCTCGCCGCGGCGCGCAGCTTCGGTGAGCGCAACCTCGACGGCGCGAGCATCGCCGATCTCATCGAGGGCAAGCTGACCGACGCGCTCCGCAGCGTCGCGGCGAACCAGACGTTCATGAACCTCCACGGCAAGCGCAAGGAGTTCGCCGAGATGATCCAGGCGACGCTCGCCGAGGAGCTCAAGAAGAACGGCCTGACGCTCGAGAACGTGTCGATCACGTCGCTCGCGATGGTGCCGGTCTCGGAGCTCGACGAGAGCGACGTGTTCGACGCCGAGGGCCTGCGCGCGATCACCGAGAGCGTGCAGACCAACCGCGAGAAGACCAACCAGATCCAGCGCGAGAAGGACAACCAGATCCACGCGCAGAACGTCGCGGCGAAGATGCGCGCGCTCGAGCTCGAGCAGACGCAGAAGCAGGCCGAGGCGGATCAGGCGCGTCGCGTCGCGGAGTACGCCGCGATGCAGACCGCGGAGACCGCGAAGGCGGTGCTGATCCAGGAGCAGGCGCGTGACCTCGCGTCGTACGAGAAGCAGCGGGCGGTCGAGCAGGCGCGCATCGCGCAGGAGCGCGAGGTCGCGATCTCGCTCGCACAGAAGCAGCGCGCGGAGCGCGAGGCGCAGATCGAGGCGGAGAAGGCGCAGAGCGCGGCGGAGATCGCCAAGCAGCGCGCGATCGAGGCGGCGGAGATCGAGAAGCAGAAGGTCGTCCAGGCCGCCGAGGTCGAGCGTCAGAAGGCGATCGACGCGGCGATGATCGACAAGGAGAAGGTCGTCGGCGCGTCGCTCATCGACAAGGAGAAGGCGATCGAGGTCGCGCGCATCGCGAAGCAGGTCGCGGTGATCCAGAGCGAGGAAGCGGCGGCGCGTGCGGCCGCGGCGCGCGCGACCGCGCGGGCCGAGGAGGAGCAGGCGAAGCAGACGATCGTGACGGTCGAGGCGACCGCGAAGGCCGAGCGCGAGAAGGCGATCGCGGTGATCGAGGCGGCCGCGCACGCGGAGGTGGAGCGCGCGCTCGCCGAGGGTGAGGCGAAGAAGTCGCGCGAGCTCGCGGAGGCGCAGCTCGCGAAGGCGCGCGGTGCGGCGCAGGCGATGGAGGCCGAGGCGATGGCCGAGGCCAACCGGCGGCGTGCGGCCGCGCAGGCGGACGCGGACGCGCAGCGGATCGCGGCGGACGCCGCGGCCGAGGCGTCGTTCAAGGAGGCCGAGGCGATCAAGCAGCTCGCGGAGGCGGAGCGCCTGAAGGGTCTGGCGCTCGCCGAGGCGCGCCGCGCGATGGTCGAGGCCGACAACGCCGTCGGTGACAAGCTCCTGCTGCGCGACGTCGCGGTGAAGGCGCTCGAGGTCGCACCCGATCTCGCGCGCGAGCTGATGATGCCCGCGCAGAAGATCACCGAGATCAAGGTGCTGCAGACCAACGGCGTGTTCGCCGGGAGCGCGGCGAACGGCGAGAGCGGCGCGACGCCCGGCGCGGTCGGGATGATGTCGCCGATCCTCAAGACGATCATGGAGGCCGGCGCGGCGTACCCGCTGATGCGCGAGCTGATGACGTTCGGCAAGGTCGACGGGCAGGTGCTCACCGACAAGGCGCGCGAGGTGATCGCGCAGGTCGCGCCCGAGGTACAGAAGGCGCTGGCGGAGCGCGCGACGCCTCCCGTGGTCGACGCCGCTGCGGCCGAGGAGTGA
- a CDS encoding protein kinase domain-containing protein produces the protein MLSTSRGPQQEERGRVAALVALDVLDTPPEPTFDDLAGLAAQLCGTPMALITLVDAERQWFKARVGVTARETPREISFCTHAIEPDAPMLVVRDTTRDPRFQTSPLVLGEPFVRFYAGVPLELADGARVGTLCVLDRVPRDLAPSQLDALSILARRTASELELRKTLGSPERAEERAGSPLDGRYRIDEMIGDRAAAIVVAARDLRKREDVTIHVVLPTLGGDREARDRVVRDARARMRVESAHVAKVRDVGQLASGAPYVVTERLIGRDVETLLRESREPLGVRHAASLVRQACEGIDAAHQLGIAHRDLEPASLFCAEEPDGRSRVKVMDLGIARAAPRYLAPEQLEDRSRAEARSEVWSLGVILYELLTGAVPYAGTTTAQVYANVLVGRMRAPRARRPEIPDALERVILRCLERRPDARFPSVRALADELATFAEDAPAAKTTQSLPVMHDRRGRWIALAALAAIVVLAAILALRG, from the coding sequence ATGTTGAGCACGAGTCGTGGTCCGCAGCAGGAAGAGCGTGGGCGCGTCGCGGCGCTGGTCGCGCTCGATGTGCTCGACACTCCGCCCGAGCCGACGTTCGACGACCTCGCCGGCCTCGCGGCGCAGCTGTGCGGCACACCGATGGCGCTGATCACGCTCGTCGATGCGGAGCGGCAGTGGTTCAAGGCGCGCGTCGGCGTGACCGCGCGCGAGACGCCGCGCGAGATCTCGTTCTGCACGCACGCGATCGAGCCCGACGCGCCGATGCTGGTGGTGCGCGACACCACGCGTGACCCACGCTTCCAGACGAGCCCCCTGGTGCTCGGCGAGCCCTTCGTCCGCTTCTACGCGGGCGTGCCGCTGGAGCTCGCGGACGGAGCGCGCGTGGGCACGCTCTGCGTGCTCGATCGGGTGCCGCGCGATCTCGCGCCGTCGCAGCTCGATGCGCTGTCGATCCTCGCGCGACGGACGGCGTCCGAGCTCGAGCTGCGCAAGACGCTCGGATCGCCCGAGCGCGCGGAGGAGCGCGCGGGATCGCCGCTCGACGGGCGCTATCGCATCGACGAGATGATCGGCGATCGCGCGGCGGCGATCGTCGTCGCGGCGCGCGATCTGCGGAAGCGCGAGGACGTGACGATCCACGTCGTGCTGCCCACGCTGGGAGGTGATCGCGAGGCGCGTGATCGCGTCGTGCGCGACGCGCGCGCGCGGATGCGCGTCGAGAGCGCGCACGTCGCGAAGGTGCGCGACGTCGGGCAGCTGGCGAGCGGCGCGCCCTACGTCGTGACGGAGCGCCTGATCGGGCGCGACGTCGAGACACTGCTACGCGAGTCGCGAGAGCCCTTGGGCGTGCGTCACGCGGCGAGCCTCGTGCGGCAGGCGTGCGAGGGGATCGACGCGGCGCACCAGCTCGGGATCGCGCACCGCGACCTCGAGCCCGCGAGCTTGTTCTGCGCGGAGGAGCCCGACGGGCGATCGCGCGTGAAGGTGATGGACCTCGGGATCGCGCGCGCGGCGCCGCGCTACCTGGCGCCCGAGCAGCTCGAGGATCGATCGCGGGCCGAGGCGCGCAGCGAGGTGTGGTCGCTCGGGGTGATCCTCTACGAGCTGCTCACGGGCGCGGTGCCGTATGCCGGGACCACGACCGCGCAGGTCTACGCGAACGTCCTGGTGGGACGGATGCGGGCGCCGCGCGCGAGGCGCCCCGAGATCCCCGACGCGCTCGAGCGCGTGATCCTGCGCTGCCTCGAGCGGCGCCCCGACGCGCGCTTCCCCTCGGTGCGGGCGCTGGCCGACGAGCTCGCGACGTTCGCCGAGGACGCACCGGCGGCGAAGACGACGCAGTCGCTGCCGGTGATGCACGACCGTCGAGGGCGGTGGATCGCGCTCGCGGCGCTGGCGGCGATCGTGGTCCTCGCGGCGATCCTCGCGCTGCGCGGCTGA
- a CDS encoding 4Fe-4S binding protein has product MRHAPSRRNPEKTKRAAAHPKRPGEKCEAAPGAFVPRVNRSRCEGKGDCEEVCPYDVFEVRRIDDADFAALGLLAKLKSVAHGRQTAYTPNADRCRACGLCVVACPERAIDLIKAG; this is encoded by the coding sequence GTGCGCCATGCCCCGTCGCGCCGCAATCCCGAGAAGACCAAGCGCGCCGCCGCGCATCCGAAGCGCCCCGGCGAGAAGTGCGAAGCCGCGCCCGGCGCGTTCGTCCCGCGGGTGAATCGCTCGCGCTGCGAAGGAAAGGGCGACTGCGAAGAGGTCTGCCCCTACGACGTGTTCGAGGTGCGCCGCATCGACGACGCGGACTTCGCCGCGCTCGGCCTGCTCGCGAAGCTCAAGAGCGTCGCCCACGGGCGCCAGACCGCGTACACGCCGAACGCGGATCGCTGTCGCGCCTGCGGCCTCTGCGTCGTCGCCTGCCCGGAGCGCGCCATCGATCTGATCAAGGCTGGATGA
- a CDS encoding lytic transglycosylase domain-containing protein produces MRRSILAAVALILAITVVPVAAPTSARADIYTYTDENGVIHFTNTPPRRRRGVRVAIRAREPRPDDAPRASMGPRDTSPERYRRYDAFIREAAALYRLPEAFIRAVIRVESDYNVGVVSRVGAQGLMQLMPGTAAGMGVRDAFDPRQNILGGARYLRILANDFSGDLILTIAAYNAGPGAVQRHRGVPPYDETQRYVQRVLGWYWQYLQAESASR; encoded by the coding sequence ATGCGTCGCTCGATCCTCGCTGCCGTCGCGCTGATCCTCGCGATCACCGTCGTGCCCGTCGCCGCGCCAACGTCCGCGCGCGCCGACATCTACACCTACACCGACGAGAACGGCGTCATCCATTTCACGAACACGCCGCCGCGACGACGTCGCGGCGTGCGCGTCGCCATCCGCGCCCGCGAGCCGCGGCCCGACGACGCACCGCGCGCCTCGATGGGACCGCGCGACACGTCCCCCGAGCGCTACCGCCGCTACGACGCCTTCATCCGCGAGGCCGCCGCGCTCTACCGCCTGCCCGAGGCGTTCATCCGCGCGGTCATCCGCGTCGAGAGCGACTACAACGTCGGCGTCGTCTCGCGCGTCGGCGCGCAGGGCCTGATGCAGCTCATGCCCGGGACCGCCGCCGGCATGGGCGTGCGCGACGCGTTCGATCCCCGCCAGAACATCCTCGGCGGCGCGCGCTACCTGCGCATCCTCGCCAACGACTTCTCGGGCGATCTCATCCTCACGATCGCCGCCTACAACGCGGGCCCCGGCGCGGTGCAGCGCCACCGCGGCGTGCCTCCGTACGACGAGACGCAGCGTTACGTGCAGCGCGTGCTCGGTTGGTACTGGCAGTACCTGCAGGCCGAGAGCGCGTCGCGGTGA
- a CDS encoding carbohydrate-binding protein, whose protein sequence is MSIERARLTAARWVSCCLALALSACAGTDRGADLEVAAIAEDEQRASAVYVLETGHWSQYVYHGITRESFWVDLAVRNDAYAKEVGILWTTDRWITSQRAIAVYEGTLPDGRERWGVDVRDFATRGWGREPEVEFAAFVAMNGQTHWSPFRNHYVYRGVTSSSPVRLLSSRIAWDGSVASLEGTVRSLRTARPRRIFVRYTLDGWATWSEAEATPSEGEHAFAIPLAIDPARTEEVIFAIRLELDGESAWDNNAGADHRHPLAPVVHASFVNAPSYAVDGVLVLMGNARSAFPVDAVRVRLDEGAWESLPQGEDLARGLAAFSTAGTFRRVLETRGLAAGPHTLAVEVSAGPFVRSPSTLTVDVADALASIGSHRLPESDRGTAWDVDRDHDGRVVIAYDRGVARLDEQGALELTFEPYDGPGRFDDVEATTQYVYALSSPLVVRYEAATGALDRSFGIDGALDLGVVLTGENALCYASQIAASDDALFVTDSCNARVLRLTPDGVLDGVVALGDGLGYANVQHPVLATDGLWVWRERHAGSDFVRELVSIDPTSLVVRTVVSLDARVTQSAGGVGVGDDAFWVVAYDGMLLQLDRDGALRAAWVGGDMYEPLVPGVINIGAHVEVFADGSAEVLSVQTASLERFAPTR, encoded by the coding sequence ATGTCGATCGAACGTGCGCGGCTCACCGCCGCGCGGTGGGTGTCGTGTTGCCTCGCGCTCGCGCTGAGCGCGTGCGCGGGGACGGATCGCGGCGCGGACCTCGAGGTCGCGGCGATCGCCGAGGACGAGCAACGCGCGAGCGCGGTCTACGTCCTCGAGACCGGCCACTGGAGCCAGTACGTCTATCACGGCATCACGCGCGAGAGCTTCTGGGTCGACCTCGCGGTGCGCAACGACGCCTACGCGAAGGAGGTCGGCATCCTCTGGACGACCGATCGCTGGATCACCTCGCAGCGCGCGATCGCGGTCTACGAGGGCACGTTGCCCGACGGGCGCGAGCGCTGGGGCGTCGACGTGCGCGACTTCGCGACGCGCGGCTGGGGCCGCGAGCCCGAGGTCGAATTCGCGGCGTTCGTCGCGATGAACGGGCAGACGCACTGGTCGCCCTTCCGCAACCACTACGTCTATCGCGGCGTCACCTCGTCGAGCCCGGTGCGCCTGCTCTCGTCGCGCATCGCGTGGGACGGCTCGGTCGCGTCGCTCGAGGGCACGGTGCGCTCGCTGCGCACCGCGCGTCCGCGCCGCATCTTCGTGCGCTACACGCTCGACGGCTGGGCCACCTGGAGCGAGGCCGAGGCGACGCCGAGCGAGGGCGAGCACGCGTTCGCGATCCCGCTCGCGATCGATCCTGCGCGCACCGAGGAGGTGATCTTCGCGATCCGTCTCGAGCTCGACGGAGAGAGCGCGTGGGACAACAACGCGGGCGCCGACCATCGGCATCCGCTCGCGCCCGTGGTGCACGCGTCGTTCGTGAACGCGCCGAGCTACGCGGTCGACGGAGTGCTGGTGCTGATGGGCAACGCGCGCAGCGCGTTCCCGGTGGACGCGGTGCGGGTGCGGCTCGACGAGGGCGCGTGGGAGTCGCTGCCGCAGGGTGAAGATCTCGCGCGCGGTCTCGCGGCGTTCTCGACGGCGGGCACGTTCCGGCGCGTGCTCGAGACGCGCGGTCTCGCGGCGGGCCCCCACACGCTCGCGGTCGAGGTGTCGGCGGGGCCCTTCGTGCGCTCGCCCTCGACCCTCACGGTCGACGTCGCGGACGCGCTCGCGTCGATCGGCTCGCACCGGCTGCCCGAGTCGGATCGCGGCACCGCGTGGGACGTCGATCGGGACCACGACGGTCGTGTGGTCATCGCCTACGACCGCGGCGTCGCGCGGCTCGACGAGCAGGGCGCGCTCGAGCTCACGTTCGAGCCCTACGACGGACCGGGCCGGTTCGACGACGTCGAGGCGACCACCCAGTACGTCTACGCGCTCTCGAGCCCGCTCGTCGTGCGCTACGAGGCCGCGACCGGCGCGCTCGATCGCAGCTTCGGCATCGACGGCGCGCTCGATCTCGGCGTGGTGCTGACCGGCGAGAACGCGCTCTGCTACGCGTCGCAGATCGCGGCGAGCGACGACGCGCTCTTCGTCACCGACAGCTGCAACGCGCGCGTGCTGCGCCTCACGCCCGACGGTGTGCTCGACGGCGTGGTCGCGCTCGGAGACGGGCTCGGCTACGCGAACGTGCAGCACCCGGTGCTCGCGACCGACGGCCTCTGGGTCTGGCGCGAGCGCCATGCGGGCTCGGACTTCGTGCGCGAGCTCGTGTCGATCGACCCGACGTCGCTCGTGGTGCGCACCGTCGTCTCGCTCGATGCGCGGGTCACCCAGAGCGCGGGCGGGGTCGGCGTGGGCGACGACGCGTTCTGGGTCGTCGCCTACGACGGGATGCTGCTCCAGCTCGATCGCGACGGCGCGCTGCGCGCGGCGTGGGTCGGTGGCGACATGTACGAGCCGTTGGTGCCCGGGGTGATCAACATCGGGGCCCACGTCGAAGTGTTCGCGGACGGCAGCGCCGAGGTGCTCTCGGTGCAGACCGCTTCGCTCGAGAGGTTCGCGCCGACTCGTTGA
- the nadB gene encoding L-aspartate oxidase, translated as MRISCDFLVLGSGVAGLTFALEAAKHGQVIVVTKRALSDSNTNWAQGGIAAVMDPAHDSFEAHAGDTLRVGYGLSKPEVVEMVVRDGPARIRELIALGAQFDAAVGYSGSVDETGAMPLDLTREGGHTARRVVHAGDVTGREVQRALVEAVRANPSIRVLESHMAIDLIDLSKHGGPHLVAGAYVLDHVAGAVHTIAARATVLATGGAGKVYLYTSNPDVATGDGVAMAYRAGALVSNMEFFQFHPTCLFHPAAKSFLISEALRGEGGILRLANGDAFMARHHDMKDLAPRDVVARAIDFEMKRTGAEHVMLDMTHKNASYLRERFPNIYEECLKFGIDMAVQPIPVVPAAHYMCGGVVVDLDGRSTVPGLWAIGEVTCSGLHGANRLASNSLLEGLVYGHRAARALAGARTETRFPDVPEWDVGEAAPSDEAVVVTQNWDELRRFMWNYVGIVRSDRRLRRAARRIALLKDEIREYYWEHLVTLDLLELRNIADVAEMIVSCATVRRESRGLHFNIDHPEADPAQARDTRIVKGEPGHLAAR; from the coding sequence ATGCGAATCTCGTGTGACTTCCTCGTGCTCGGCAGCGGTGTCGCCGGGCTCACGTTCGCGCTCGAGGCGGCCAAGCACGGCCAGGTGATCGTCGTCACGAAACGTGCGCTCTCGGACTCGAACACGAACTGGGCGCAAGGCGGCATCGCCGCGGTGATGGACCCGGCGCACGACAGCTTCGAGGCCCATGCGGGGGACACGCTCCGGGTGGGCTACGGGCTCAGCAAGCCCGAGGTCGTCGAGATGGTCGTGCGCGACGGGCCGGCGCGCATCCGCGAGCTCATCGCGCTCGGCGCGCAGTTCGACGCGGCGGTGGGCTACTCGGGCTCGGTCGACGAAACCGGCGCGATGCCGCTCGATCTCACGCGCGAGGGCGGGCACACCGCGCGCCGCGTGGTGCACGCGGGCGACGTGACCGGGCGCGAGGTGCAGCGCGCGCTCGTCGAAGCGGTGCGCGCCAACCCGAGCATCCGCGTGCTCGAGAGCCACATGGCGATCGACCTGATCGATCTCTCGAAGCACGGCGGGCCGCACCTCGTCGCGGGCGCGTACGTGCTCGATCACGTCGCGGGCGCGGTGCACACGATCGCGGCGCGCGCGACCGTGCTCGCGACCGGCGGCGCGGGGAAGGTCTACCTCTACACGTCGAACCCCGACGTCGCGACCGGCGACGGGGTCGCGATGGCGTATCGCGCGGGCGCGCTGGTCTCGAACATGGAGTTCTTCCAGTTCCACCCGACCTGCCTGTTCCACCCCGCGGCGAAGTCGTTCCTCATCAGCGAGGCGCTGCGCGGCGAGGGCGGCATCCTTCGTCTCGCCAACGGCGACGCGTTCATGGCGCGTCACCACGACATGAAGGATCTCGCGCCACGCGACGTGGTCGCGCGCGCGATCGACTTCGAGATGAAGCGGACCGGCGCCGAGCACGTGATGCTCGACATGACGCACAAGAACGCGTCGTACCTGCGCGAGCGCTTCCCGAACATCTACGAGGAGTGCCTCAAGTTCGGCATCGACATGGCGGTGCAGCCGATCCCGGTGGTGCCCGCGGCCCACTACATGTGCGGCGGCGTCGTGGTCGATCTCGACGGGCGCTCGACCGTGCCGGGGCTGTGGGCGATCGGCGAGGTCACGTGCTCGGGCCTCCACGGCGCGAACCGTCTCGCGTCGAATTCGCTGCTCGAGGGGCTGGTCTACGGGCATCGCGCGGCGCGCGCGCTCGCGGGGGCCCGCACCGAGACGCGCTTCCCCGACGTGCCCGAGTGGGACGTGGGCGAGGCCGCGCCGAGCGACGAAGCGGTCGTGGTCACGCAGAACTGGGACGAGCTGCGGCGCTTCATGTGGAACTACGTCGGCATCGTGCGCAGCGATCGCCGGCTGCGGCGCGCGGCGCGGCGCATCGCGCTCCTGAAGGACGAGATCCGCGAGTACTACTGGGAGCACCTCGTCACGCTCGATCTGCTCGAGCTGCGGAACATCGCGGACGTCGCGGAGATGATCGTGTCGTGCGCGACGGTGCGCCGCGAGAGCCGCGGGCTGCACTTCAACATCGATCACCCCGAGGCCGATCCCGCGCAGGCGCGCGACACGCGCATCGTGAAGGGCGAGCCCGGGCACCTCGCCGCGCGGTGA